A single Mixta calida DNA region contains:
- the carB gene encoding carbamoyl-phosphate synthase large subunit: MPKRTDIKSILILGAGPIVIGQACEFDYSGAQACKALREEGYRVILVNSNPATIMTDPEMADATYIEPIHWEVVRKIIEKERPDAVLPTMGGQTALNCALELERQGVLAEFGVTMIGATADAIDKAEDRQRFDKAMKKIGLDTARSGIAHNMEEALKVAADVGFPCIIRPSFTMGGTGGGIAYNREEFEEICERGLDLSPTNELLIDESLIGWKEYEMEVVRDKNDNCIIVCSIENFDPMGIHTGDSITVAPAQTLTDKEYQVMRNASMAVLREIGVETGGSNVQFAVNPKNGRLIIIEMNPRVSRSSALASKATGFPIAKVAAKLAVGYTLDELMNDITGGLTPASFEPSIDYVVTKIPRFNFEKFAGANDRLTTQMKSVGEVMAIGRTLQESMQKALRGLEVGANGFDPKVHLDDADALTRIRRELKDAGAERIWYVADAFRAGLSVDGVFNLTNIDRWFLVQIEELVRLEERVAQEGVNGLNADFLRTLKRKGFADARLAQLAGVSEAEVRKLRQQYNLHPVYKRVDTCAAEFSTDTAYMYSTYEEECEANPNQDREKIMVLGGGPNRIGQGIEFDYCCVHAALALREDGYETIMVNCNPETVSTDYDTSDRLYFEPVTLEDVLEIVRIEQPKGVIVQYGGQTPLKLARALEAAGVPVIGTSPDAIDRAEDRERFQQAVDRLGLKQPANATVTALEQAVQKATEIGYPLVVRPSYVLGGRAMEIVYDEQDLKRYFQTAVSVSNDAPVLLDRFLDDAVEVDVDAICDGERVLIGGIMEHIEQAGVHSGDSACSLPAYTLSQDIQNVMRQQVEKLAFELCVRGLMNVQFAVKDNEVYLIEVNPRAARTVPFVSKATGVPLAKVAARVMAGKTLVEQGVTEEVIPPYYSVKEVVLPFNKFPGVDPILGPEMRSTGEVMGVGRTFAEAFAKAMLGAQSNMKKKGRALLSVREGDKKRIVDLAAKLLKFGFELDATHGTAVVLGEAGINPRLVNKVHEGRPHIQDRLKNGEYSYIVNTTAGRQAIEDSRVIRRSALQYKVHYDTTLNGGFATAMALNADPTEKVISVQEMHAQINAK, encoded by the coding sequence ATGCCAAAACGTACCGACATAAAATCCATCCTGATTCTGGGCGCCGGTCCGATCGTTATCGGCCAGGCGTGCGAGTTCGACTACTCTGGCGCGCAGGCGTGTAAGGCGCTGCGTGAAGAGGGTTACCGCGTCATTCTGGTCAACTCCAACCCGGCGACCATTATGACCGACCCGGAAATGGCGGACGCCACCTATATAGAGCCGATTCACTGGGAAGTGGTCCGCAAAATCATCGAAAAAGAGCGCCCTGACGCAGTACTGCCGACCATGGGCGGCCAGACGGCGCTGAACTGCGCGCTGGAGCTGGAGCGTCAGGGTGTGCTGGCGGAGTTCGGCGTGACGATGATCGGCGCCACCGCCGACGCGATTGATAAAGCGGAAGACCGCCAGCGTTTCGATAAGGCGATGAAGAAGATCGGCCTGGACACCGCGCGCTCCGGCATCGCCCACAATATGGAAGAGGCGCTGAAAGTCGCTGCAGATGTCGGCTTCCCCTGCATTATCCGTCCTTCCTTTACGATGGGCGGCACCGGCGGCGGCATCGCTTACAACCGCGAAGAGTTTGAAGAGATTTGCGAGCGCGGCCTGGATCTGTCGCCGACCAATGAGCTGCTGATTGACGAGTCGCTGATTGGCTGGAAAGAGTATGAGATGGAGGTGGTGCGCGATAAGAACGACAACTGCATCATCGTCTGCTCGATCGAAAACTTCGATCCGATGGGCATCCATACCGGCGACTCCATCACCGTTGCGCCAGCCCAGACGCTGACCGATAAAGAGTATCAGGTCATGCGTAATGCCTCGATGGCGGTGCTGCGTGAAATCGGCGTCGAAACCGGCGGCTCCAACGTACAGTTCGCGGTGAACCCGAAAAATGGCCGTCTGATCATTATCGAAATGAACCCGCGCGTATCGCGTTCTTCCGCACTGGCCTCCAAAGCCACCGGCTTCCCGATCGCTAAAGTCGCGGCGAAGCTGGCGGTAGGCTATACGCTCGATGAGCTGATGAACGACATCACCGGCGGCCTGACTCCGGCTTCGTTCGAGCCGTCAATCGACTACGTCGTCACTAAAATTCCGCGCTTTAACTTTGAGAAATTCGCCGGCGCCAACGATCGCCTGACCACCCAGATGAAATCGGTGGGCGAAGTGATGGCGATTGGCCGTACGCTGCAGGAATCGATGCAGAAAGCGCTGCGCGGGCTGGAAGTGGGCGCGAACGGCTTCGATCCGAAAGTCCATCTGGATGACGCCGATGCGCTGACCCGCATCCGCCGCGAGCTGAAAGACGCAGGCGCCGAGCGTATCTGGTATGTGGCCGACGCATTCCGCGCCGGACTGTCGGTGGATGGCGTGTTCAACCTGACCAATATCGACCGCTGGTTCCTGGTGCAGATTGAAGAACTGGTGCGCCTGGAAGAGCGCGTGGCGCAGGAAGGCGTTAATGGCCTTAACGCAGATTTCCTGCGCACGCTGAAGCGCAAAGGCTTTGCCGACGCGCGTCTGGCGCAGCTGGCTGGCGTCAGCGAAGCGGAAGTGCGCAAGCTGCGCCAGCAGTACAACCTGCACCCGGTCTACAAGCGAGTTGACACCTGCGCCGCCGAGTTCTCCACCGATACCGCCTATATGTACTCTACTTATGAAGAAGAGTGCGAAGCGAACCCGAATCAGGATCGCGAAAAAATCATGGTGTTGGGCGGCGGACCAAACCGTATCGGCCAGGGCATCGAATTTGACTACTGCTGCGTCCACGCCGCGCTGGCGCTGCGCGAAGATGGTTACGAGACCATTATGGTCAACTGTAACCCGGAAACCGTCTCCACCGATTACGACACCTCCGACCGTCTCTATTTCGAGCCGGTGACGCTGGAGGATGTGCTGGAAATCGTCCGCATCGAGCAGCCGAAAGGGGTGATCGTGCAGTATGGCGGCCAGACCCCGCTGAAGCTGGCGCGCGCGCTGGAAGCGGCAGGCGTGCCGGTTATCGGCACCAGCCCTGACGCCATCGACCGCGCGGAAGACCGCGAACGCTTCCAGCAGGCGGTTGACCGTCTCGGCCTGAAACAGCCAGCCAACGCCACGGTAACGGCGCTGGAGCAGGCGGTGCAGAAAGCGACTGAAATCGGCTATCCGCTGGTGGTGCGTCCTTCCTATGTGCTGGGCGGCCGCGCAATGGAAATCGTCTACGACGAGCAGGATCTGAAGCGCTACTTCCAGACCGCGGTTTCCGTCTCCAACGATGCGCCGGTGCTGCTGGATCGCTTCCTGGACGATGCGGTGGAAGTGGACGTCGACGCGATTTGCGACGGTGAACGCGTGCTGATCGGCGGCATCATGGAGCATATCGAACAGGCTGGCGTGCATTCCGGCGACTCCGCCTGCTCGCTCCCTGCCTACACGCTGAGCCAGGATATTCAGAACGTGATGCGTCAGCAGGTAGAAAAGCTGGCGTTCGAACTCTGCGTCCGCGGCCTGATGAACGTGCAGTTTGCGGTGAAGGATAACGAGGTTTACCTGATTGAGGTCAACCCGCGCGCCGCGCGCACCGTGCCTTTCGTCTCCAAAGCGACCGGCGTGCCGCTGGCGAAAGTAGCCGCGCGCGTGATGGCGGGCAAAACGCTGGTGGAGCAGGGCGTTACTGAAGAAGTGATCCCGCCGTACTACTCGGTGAAAGAGGTCGTGCTGCCGTTCAACAAGTTCCCTGGCGTCGACCCGATTCTTGGACCGGAAATGCGCTCAACGGGTGAAGTGATGGGCGTCGGCCGCACCTTTGCCGAGGCGTTCGCCAAGGCGATGCTGGGCGCACAGTCCAATATGAAGAAAAAGGGCCGCGCGCTGCTGTCAGTGCGGGAAGGCGATAAGAAACGCATCGTCGACCTGGCGGCTAAGCTGCTGAAGTTCGGCTTTGAACTGGACGCGACGCACGGCACCGCAGTTGTGCTGGGCGAGGCAGGCATTAACCCGCGGTTGGTGAACAAGGTGCATGAAGGTCGTCCGCATATTCAGGATCGCCTCAAGAACGGTGAGTACAGTTACATCGTCAACACCACCGCCGGACGCCAGGCGATTGAGGATTCACGCGTGATTCGCCGCAGCGCGCTGCAATATAAAGTGCATTACGACACCACGCTGAACGGCGGATTCGCGACCGCCATGGCGCTGAACGCCGACCCGACGGAGAAAGTGATTTCCGTTCAGGAGATGCACGCGCAAATTAATGCTAAATAA
- a CDS encoding porin, giving the protein MNFSKRVIAFYCGVGLLAALPFASQAEITLIKQDAQPDDALSRLKFAVGGSIRPQFNNITGDSDRGSYKRNGFDGGTRFRFGAEYYLTEDISWLGYYELGVNIPALFNWDNHYAEGAHDTSRRQLYTGFKSQRWGQLTFGQQNSVYYDVVGAKTDIWDYDMLAQASNIGINGDYDGTYRARKQLKYKNRFGDADLYASWLLEDTEYLPGNGLRYKRQGGGSLGVDYHLTPDLTWGTAWNYTRAEMRNPGNGDSKGYDQNIVGTSLSWKPDNWTLALGGGWYQNFSPSKKRSVDNYFANEAWGVEYFVGYTIPVQRYAVKSVQPYVMGDRLEYTSGRDYQRIDNGVGVTLQLDYGFRIDYEHVFTSSSDDLGDMNLVRLRYDF; this is encoded by the coding sequence ATGAATTTTTCTAAGCGCGTTATTGCATTTTATTGTGGCGTTGGCCTGCTCGCTGCATTGCCTTTCGCCAGCCAGGCGGAAATTACCCTGATTAAACAAGATGCGCAACCGGACGATGCGTTAAGCCGTCTGAAGTTTGCGGTGGGCGGCAGCATCCGTCCGCAGTTCAACAATATCACCGGCGACAGCGATCGCGGCTCTTATAAGCGCAACGGCTTTGATGGCGGCACGCGTTTCCGCTTCGGTGCGGAATATTATCTGACCGAAGATATCAGCTGGCTGGGCTATTACGAGCTGGGCGTGAATATTCCGGCACTGTTCAACTGGGATAACCACTACGCCGAAGGCGCGCACGACACTTCGCGCCGCCAGCTTTACACCGGCTTTAAAAGTCAGCGCTGGGGCCAGCTAACCTTTGGTCAGCAGAACAGCGTTTACTATGACGTCGTCGGCGCCAAAACGGATATCTGGGATTACGATATGCTGGCCCAGGCGTCAAATATCGGCATCAACGGCGATTACGACGGCACCTACCGCGCGCGTAAACAGCTGAAGTATAAAAATCGCTTCGGCGATGCCGATCTTTACGCCTCCTGGCTACTGGAAGACACTGAGTACCTGCCAGGCAACGGCCTGCGCTACAAGCGTCAGGGCGGTGGCTCGCTGGGCGTGGATTACCATTTGACGCCGGATCTGACCTGGGGCACCGCATGGAACTACACCCGTGCTGAAATGCGCAACCCAGGCAACGGCGACAGCAAAGGTTACGATCAGAATATCGTCGGCACCTCGCTGAGCTGGAAGCCGGACAACTGGACGCTGGCGTTGGGCGGCGGCTGGTATCAAAACTTCTCGCCAAGCAAGAAACGCAGCGTCGATAACTACTTCGCTAATGAAGCGTGGGGCGTGGAATATTTCGTTGGCTACACCATTCCGGTGCAGCGTTATGCGGTGAAATCGGTGCAGCCTTACGTGATGGGCGATCGTCTGGAATATACCAGCGGCCGCGATTACCAGCGCATCGATAACGGCGTTGGCGTGACGTTACAGCTCGATTACGGCTTCCGTATCGATTATGAGCACGTCTTCACCTCCAGCAGCGACGACCTGGGTGATATGAACCTGGTGCGCCTGCGTTACGATTTCTGA
- a CDS encoding bactofilin family protein translates to MAPVEKTLPQPEEKISNTVIAREVCFEGNITAVGQVYVYGEVKGNITASEGIVKVMRNGLVHGDINCHELLADGNIQGECKAESIEIGEHAHVRGTLNYATLSVKKGGLFVGNAETTRAPERAANVIGIAPAPAISDKELPPTQKKSKASHA, encoded by the coding sequence ATGGCGCCGGTTGAAAAAACGCTTCCGCAGCCGGAAGAAAAAATCAGCAATACCGTTATTGCCCGTGAGGTCTGCTTTGAAGGCAATATTACGGCTGTCGGCCAGGTTTACGTCTATGGCGAAGTTAAAGGCAACATTACCGCCAGCGAGGGGATAGTAAAAGTCATGCGCAACGGCCTGGTGCATGGCGATATCAACTGCCATGAGCTGCTTGCCGACGGCAATATTCAGGGCGAATGCAAAGCGGAATCGATAGAGATTGGCGAGCATGCCCATGTTCGCGGCACGCTGAATTATGCCACGCTATCGGTGAAAAAAGGCGGTCTGTTTGTCGGTAATGCCGAAACCACCAGAGCGCCTGAGCGTGCCGCTAACGTGATCGGCATTGCGCCCGCGCCTGCCATTTCCGATAAGGAATTACCCCCTACGCAGAAAAAAAGCAAAGCCAGCCACGCCTGA
- the folA gene encoding type 3 dihydrofolate reductase: protein MISLIAALAADRVIGMENAMPWDLPADLAWFKRNTLNKPVIMGRLTWESIGRPLPGRQNIVVSSQPAQAEGVTWVSSLDEALAAAGDVEEVMVIGGGRIYEQMLHRADRLYLTHIDAEVEGDTHFPDYEPDEWQSVFSEFHDADEKNSHSYCFEILERR from the coding sequence ATGATAAGCCTGATAGCGGCTTTAGCAGCCGATCGCGTTATTGGGATGGAAAACGCTATGCCGTGGGATCTGCCTGCGGATTTAGCCTGGTTTAAACGTAATACGCTGAATAAGCCGGTCATTATGGGCCGTCTGACCTGGGAATCGATTGGCCGTCCGCTGCCGGGACGGCAGAACATCGTCGTCAGCAGCCAGCCGGCGCAGGCCGAAGGCGTCACCTGGGTCAGCTCGCTGGATGAGGCGCTGGCGGCGGCGGGTGATGTGGAAGAGGTGATGGTTATTGGCGGTGGACGTATCTATGAGCAGATGCTGCATCGCGCCGATCGTCTCTATCTGACCCATATCGACGCTGAAGTGGAAGGCGACACGCACTTTCCCGACTATGAGCCGGACGAGTGGCAGTCGGTCTTCAGCGAGTTTCATGATGCCGATGAGAAAAACTCCCACAGCTACTGCTTTGAAATTCTCGAGCGCCGCTGA
- a CDS encoding PhoX family protein, whose amino-acid sequence MTDKILALNSDSLLNPTRRKLLAGGGALGLAGFLGGGVSLPAFAQVTSAPTNSPLLGFTGIPASTADEIAIAPGYRAEVLISWGEPLVDGAPPFDPQGNNSAADQEKQFGDNNDGMSFFAIDDNRGVMAINNEYVNEQYLFAHGGSKATSVEDVKKSQAAHGVSVVEVARGEGNRWHVVRPSRYNRRITANTPMQFSGPAAGNAALQTTADPEGKTVLGTFGNCANGKTPWGTYLTCEENFDTYFGTKAADFSPSAQQKRYTLKANEPERNWSDFDERFDVAKNPNEFNRHGWIVEIDPLDPASVPIKRTALGRFKHENAAVTVAKSGELVVYMGDDERGEYIYKYVSRGKVDHANPTANRALLDEGTLYVAVFEGDKNGTPLKGTGRWLALTHGQNGLTAENGFQDQAAILINARAAAEVVKATRMDRPEWIAVNPHDGRAYCTLTNNNKRGNEKMPVDAANPRPDNIYGQIIRWDEGGDATAQQFNWDIFVLCGNPIAHPQGVQRGTPNITAENTFNSPDGLGFDGAGRLWILTDGKYSNEGDYQGQGNNQMLVGDPESGEIRRFMVGPKSCELTGITFTPDYKTMFVNVQHPGEEGDSHFPNNSPRPRSSVIMITREDGGVLGA is encoded by the coding sequence ATGACCGATAAAATTCTTGCGCTTAACAGCGATTCGTTGCTCAATCCAACACGTCGTAAACTGCTGGCCGGCGGCGGCGCGCTGGGGCTCGCTGGCTTTCTCGGCGGCGGCGTCAGCCTGCCCGCCTTCGCGCAGGTCACTTCTGCGCCGACCAACAGTCCGCTGCTGGGATTCACCGGCATTCCCGCCTCAACTGCCGATGAAATCGCTATTGCGCCCGGCTATCGGGCCGAAGTGCTGATCTCCTGGGGCGAGCCGCTGGTAGACGGTGCGCCGCCCTTCGATCCGCAGGGCAACAACAGTGCGGCCGATCAGGAAAAACAGTTTGGCGACAATAACGACGGCATGAGCTTTTTCGCCATCGACGATAATCGTGGCGTAATGGCGATTAACAATGAGTACGTCAACGAACAGTACCTGTTCGCGCACGGCGGCAGCAAAGCGACCAGCGTGGAAGATGTAAAAAAATCGCAGGCCGCGCACGGCGTTTCTGTGGTTGAGGTGGCGCGCGGCGAAGGGAACCGCTGGCATGTGGTGCGTCCGTCACGCTATAACCGCCGCATCACCGCCAATACGCCGATGCAGTTTTCCGGCCCGGCGGCAGGCAACGCGGCGCTGCAAACCACCGCCGATCCCGAAGGCAAAACGGTGCTGGGCACCTTCGGCAACTGCGCCAACGGTAAAACCCCGTGGGGCACCTATCTCACCTGCGAAGAGAACTTCGACACCTATTTCGGCACCAAAGCAGCCGATTTCAGCCCCAGCGCCCAGCAGAAACGCTATACGCTGAAAGCGAACGAGCCAGAGCGCAACTGGTCCGATTTTGACGAGCGTTTCGATGTGGCGAAAAACCCTAATGAATTCAACCGTCACGGCTGGATAGTGGAGATCGATCCGCTCGATCCTGCTTCGGTGCCGATCAAGCGCACCGCGCTGGGCCGCTTTAAGCATGAGAATGCCGCGGTCACGGTGGCGAAAAGCGGCGAGCTGGTGGTCTATATGGGCGACGACGAGCGCGGCGAATATATCTATAAATATGTGTCACGCGGTAAAGTCGACCACGCTAACCCGACGGCGAATCGCGCCCTGTTGGATGAGGGCACGCTCTATGTGGCGGTATTTGAAGGAGACAAAAACGGCACGCCGCTGAAAGGCACGGGTCGCTGGCTGGCGCTGACGCATGGACAGAATGGCCTGACGGCGGAGAACGGCTTTCAGGATCAGGCGGCCATTCTGATTAACGCTCGCGCAGCGGCGGAGGTGGTAAAGGCCACGCGGATGGATCGTCCGGAGTGGATCGCCGTTAACCCGCATGACGGCCGCGCCTATTGCACGCTGACCAATAACAACAAGCGTGGCAATGAAAAGATGCCGGTAGATGCGGCCAATCCGCGCCCTGACAATATATATGGTCAGATTATCCGTTGGGATGAGGGAGGCGACGCCACGGCGCAGCAGTTCAACTGGGATATCTTCGTGCTGTGCGGCAACCCGATCGCTCATCCGCAGGGCGTACAGCGCGGCACGCCCAATATCACCGCTGAAAACACCTTCAACAGCCCTGACGGTTTAGGCTTCGACGGCGCCGGGCGGCTATGGATTCTCACCGACGGCAAATACAGCAATGAAGGCGACTATCAGGGGCAGGGCAATAATCAGATGCTGGTGGGTGACCCGGAGAGCGGTGAAATTCGTCGTTTTATGGTGGGGCCGAAATCATGCGAGCTGACCGGCATTACG